The sequence below is a genomic window from Ottowia sp. SB7-C50.
ATGGGCAGCTATCTGGACAAGAACATCCAGGCCTTCATCGACATCCAGGCCCGGATGGCGGAGCAGTCGCAAGGGCTGACGCCGGAGATGTGGAGCCAGTTCATGCGCATGCAGTCGCCGCTGATGCAGGGGATGATGGGCAGCTACCTGGAGCAGAGCAAGAATCTTTTCCTGCAGATGCAGGACCAGATGACGCGCCAGACCGAGCAGGTGCTGGGCGCGTTCGGCATCAAGCGGCCGGGGCCTTGAGCCGGCCGCGGCCGCGGCCTTCGCGCGCGGGCGGCGGGCCTGGCGGCGCGGCTGCCGCAGCCTGATGCGGTCACGTTTCGCTGCGACAATCGACCCATGAGCGAAACCCACACGTCCGCGCCCCGCATCGGCTTTGTATCGCTGGGCTGCCCCAAGGCGCTGACGGACTCCGAACTGATCCTGACGCAACTGGCGGCCGAGGGTTACCAGACCAGCAAGACCTTCGATGGCGCTGACCTGGTCATCGTCAACACCTGCGGCTTCATCGACGACGCGGTGAAGGAAAGCCTGGACACCATCGGCGAGGCGCTGAAGGAAAACGGCAAGGTGATTGTGACCGGCTGCCTTGGTGCAAAAACAATAGCGCCATCCGCAGAAGAGGCAAGCGCAGGCGCCCAAAATGGTTCTGAAAACCTGGTCAAGCACCTGCACCCTGCGGTGCTGGCCGTGACCGGCCCGCACGCCACGCAGGAGGTGATGGACGCCGTGCACCAGCACCTGCCCAAGCCGCACGATCCGTTCATCGACCTGGTGCCCGGCGCGTTCGGCGAAGCGGGCCTGAAGCTGACGCCGCGCCACTACGCCTACCTGAAGATCAGCGAGGGCTGCAACCACCGTTGCACCTTCTGCATCATTCCGTCGATGCGCGGCGACCTGGTCAGCCGCCCCATTGGCGACGTGCTGAAGGAAGCGCGCGCGCTGTTCGAAGGCGGCGTGAAGGAACTGCTGGTCATCAGCCAGGACACGTCGGCCTACGGCGTCGATGTGAAGTACCGCACCGGATTCTGGGACGGCCGCCCCGTCAAGACGCGCATGCTGGAACTGGTGCAGGCGCTGGCCGAGCTGGCCGCGCCGCACGGCGCCTGGGTGCGCTTGCATTACGTCTATCCATACCCAAGTGTGGACGAAGTCATCCCGCTGATGGCCGAAGGCAAGGTGCTGCCGTACCTCGATGTGCCCTTCCAGCACAGCCACCCCGACGTTCTGCGCCGCATGAAGCGCCCGGCCAGCGGCGAGAAGAACCTGGAGCGCATCGCGCGCTGGCGCGAGATGTGCCCGGATCTGGTGATCCGATCCACCTTCATCGCCGGATTTCCTGGCGAGACCGAAGCCGAATTCGAGCACCTGCTCGACTTCATGCGCGAAGCGCGCATCGACCGTGCCGGCTGCTTTGCCTACAGCCCCGTGGAAGGCGCCACCGCCAACGACCTGCCCGGCATGCTGCCGCCCGACGAGCGCGAGGCGCGCCGCGCGCGCTTCATGCAGGTGGCCGAAGAAGTTTCGACCGCCAAGCTGCGCGAACGCGTGGGCGCCACCATGCAGGTGCTGGTGGATTCAGCGCCCGCCATGGGCCGCAAGGGTGGCGTGGGGCGCAGTTACGCCGACGCGCCCGAGATCGATGGCGTGGTGCATCTGCTGCCGCCCGAAAAGGCCAGCAAGACGCTGAAAGTCGGCGAGTTCACCAGGGCCCGCATTGTCGCAACCCAAGGGCACGACCTGGTGGGCGTGGCGGTTTGACCGGGCGCCACCACCGTTGCGGCCAAGCCACGCCGTGGCGTGTGTGCGGCCTGGGCGCTGCGCCGGCACCAAAAAAGAAAGCCGCTCAACGGCGGCTTTTTGAAGGTGCCTTGGCTGAATCAGCCAAGGCGTATCAATATGATGGTGCCCAAGAGAGGACTCGAACCTCCACGCCTCTCGGCGCTAGTACCTGAAACTAGTGCGTCTACCAATTCCGCCACCTGGGCATCAGGAAACAAGGATTCTATATCAAAAATTTGGACATTTCCAGCGGCCTGCTGGATGAAATTGAAGGAGCGGTGCAAGGCCACCGTGACGGCCACGGTTTTGTGCAGCGCGACGACGGCGAGCCGGACATCTATCTGCCGCCCAACGAGATGCGCGCGGTGCTGCACCGCGACCGCGTCAAGGTGCGCATCG
It includes:
- the rimO gene encoding 30S ribosomal protein S12 methylthiotransferase RimO — translated: MSETHTSAPRIGFVSLGCPKALTDSELILTQLAAEGYQTSKTFDGADLVIVNTCGFIDDAVKESLDTIGEALKENGKVIVTGCLGAKTIAPSAEEASAGAQNGSENLVKHLHPAVLAVTGPHATQEVMDAVHQHLPKPHDPFIDLVPGAFGEAGLKLTPRHYAYLKISEGCNHRCTFCIIPSMRGDLVSRPIGDVLKEARALFEGGVKELLVISQDTSAYGVDVKYRTGFWDGRPVKTRMLELVQALAELAAPHGAWVRLHYVYPYPSVDEVIPLMAEGKVLPYLDVPFQHSHPDVLRRMKRPASGEKNLERIARWREMCPDLVIRSTFIAGFPGETEAEFEHLLDFMREARIDRAGCFAYSPVEGATANDLPGMLPPDEREARRARFMQVAEEVSTAKLRERVGATMQVLVDSAPAMGRKGGVGRSYADAPEIDGVVHLLPPEKASKTLKVGEFTRARIVATQGHDLVGVAV